From Mustela erminea isolate mMusErm1 chromosome 1, mMusErm1.Pri, whole genome shotgun sequence, a single genomic window includes:
- the LOC116567328 gene encoding heterogeneous nuclear ribonucleoprotein A1-like yields MSKLESPKEPEQLRKLFIRGLSFETTDESLRSHFEQWGTLTDCVVMRDLNTKRSRGFGFVTYATVEEVDAAMNARPHKVDGRVVEPRRAVSREDSQRPGAHLTVKKIFVGGIKEDTEEHHLRDYFEQYGKIEVIEIMTDRGSGKKRGFAFVTFDDHDSVDKIVIQKYHTVNGHNCEVRKALSKQEMASASSSQRGRSGSGNFGGGRGGGFGGNDNFGRGGNFSGQGGFGGSRGGGGYGGSGDGYNGFGNDGSNFGGGGSYNDFGNYNNQSSNFGPMKGGNFGGRSSGPYGGGGQYFAKPRNQGGYGGSSSSSSYGSGRRF; encoded by the coding sequence ATGTCTAAGTTagagtctcccaaagagcctgaacaGCTGCGGAAGCTCTTCATCAGAGGTTTGAGCTTTGAAACAACCgatgagagtctgaggagccatTTTGAGCAATGGGGAACACTTACGGACTGTGTGGTAATGAGAGATCTGAACACCAAGCgctccagaggctttgggtttgtcacctatgccactgtggaggaggtggatgcagccatgaatgcaaggccacacaaggtggatggaagagttgtggaaccaaggagggctgtctcaagagaagattctcaaagacctggtgcccacttaactgtgaaaaagatttttgttggtggcattaaagaagacactgaagaacatcatctaagagattatttcgaacagtatgggaaaatcgaagtgattgagatcatgactgaccgaggcagtggcaaaaagaggggttttgcttttgtaacatttgatgaccatgattctgtagacaagattgtcattcaaaaataccatactgtgaatggccacaactgtgaagtaaggaaagcgctctctaagcaagagatggctagtgcttcatccagccaaagaggtcgaagtggttctggaaactttggtggtggtcgtggaggtggttttggtgggaatgacaactttggtcgtggaggaaacttcagtggtcaaggtggctttggtggcagtcgaggtggtggtggatatggtggcagtggggatggctataacggatttggtaatgatggaagcaactttggaggtggcggaagctataatgattttggcaattacaacaatcaatcctcaaattttggacccatgaaaggaggcaattttggaggcagaagctctggccctTATGGTGGTGGAGGCCAATACTTCGCCAAACCACGAAACCAAGGTGGCTAtggtggttccagcagcagcagcagctatggcagtggcagaaggttttaa